From Eriocheir sinensis breed Jianghai 21 chromosome 16, ASM2467909v1, whole genome shotgun sequence, a single genomic window includes:
- the LOC126999159 gene encoding uncharacterized protein LOC126999159 has translation MRAWRWLAAAVVVSVAGIGVTPAEAQRGGSSRLAQMMQSMAENMGSVASRISSGMIRIVGGSNSNTRPQLFREAPQAGLPSPQVRPQRQRTQPRPVDAGEGAPAKQAPNAPRPVRQRVEKPVGGGKRRRVSFRQFVDTTMAGIASFIPNLQRRVQNRRRHTRELEVMGDSPWWSSSSSSGYSSPSSSSSSSLVSLSSFFSSGQKRRRRSRELEVLGDSPLWSSSPSSSSGSSTSSTSSSPSNSFFSSAQKRRRHSGELEVLGDSPWWSSPSSGYGSSTTSTSSSSSAPSFSPSSSFDSKGSKRKDAVPLFSLSPPSSLSSPPSIASKREGVFPVLFLPSSSSSSPSSSSSSSSSSPSSSSSSSFFSSKRSKRESVYPSHSHHSSSSSPSSSSSNAIHVTVNVFQGQGGGGGGGGGGGGGHEGGGGGDYDPPQDSLTVSHYPDHTVDLTHHYPDGGTDGGPVSLPPPADYAPPRPIPVAPIEDAPWPQLSSFPSFQPPNFPSFNDFLGDVQATPSWQGDASGTAGTSGYTPATPDAPDGPYPPVEAPDDQPTYTNRPSVTQDYYEIEKVKGEGGGANLTPQLDNGYSGVPKGQGWVHGSSYTTEGGYTGEGQSGSIRGQTKGPKRGSSTHGSSYTSVGDYEGEVGYEAPGGSYSTGERYEIEKPQGSSLVTRFAPTRSKGERGEGVKGEGGAACGVRCLWD, from the exons ATG CGTGCGTGGAGGTggttggcggcggcggtggtggtgtctgttgcggGCATTGGAGTCACCCCGGCCGAGGCGCAGCGGGGCGGGAGCTCGCGGCTGGCCCAGATGATGCAGAGTATGGCGGAGAACATGGGCAGCGTGGCCTCCAGGATCAGCAGCGGCATGATCAG AATCGTAGGAGGCAGCAACAGCAACACCAGGCCACAGCTCTTCCGGGAGGCACCACAAGCAGGACTCCCTTCGCCACAAGTTCGACCGCAGCGCCAGAGAACCCAGCCACGCCCCGTTGATGCCGGCGAAGGAGCCCCCGCAAAACAAGCCCCCAACGCCCCCAGACCCGTGAGGCAGAGGGTGGAGAAGCCTGTGGGAGGGGGGAAGCGTAGGCGTGTATCCTTCCGCCAGTTCGTCGATACCACCATGGCCGGGATCGCTAGCTTTATCCCGAATCTGCAGCGACGCGTGCAGAACCGACGAAGGCACACCAGGGAACTTGAGGTAATGGGAGACTCGCCTTGGTggtcatcttcctcttcgtcggGGTATagttctccttcttcgtcctcgtcctcatctttggtctcactctcttccttcttcagtagTGGCCAGAAACGACGAAGGCGCAGCAGGGAACTCGAGGTATTGGGAGACTCGCCTTTGtggtcctcttctccttcttcttcgtctggttcttctacttcttctacttcttcgtctccttcaaattccttcttcagTAGTGCTCAGAAACGACGAAGGCACAGCGGGGAACTTGAGGTATTGGGAGACTCGCCTTGGTGGTCATCTCCTTCGTCTGGGTATGGTTCCtcaactacttctacttcttcgtcttcttctgcgCCTtcgttctcaccctcttcctccttcgataGTAAAGGTTCAAAGAGAAAGGATGCAGTTCCGTTGTTCTCTCTATCACctccttcgtctttgtcttctccGCCCTCTATTGCTTCTAAAAGGGAGGGTGTGTTTCCagtgctcttccttccttcctcttcctcctcttccccgtcttcttcctcctcctcctcctcctcttccccgtcctcctcctcctcctcctccttcttcagtagTAAGAGGTCTAAGAGGGAAAGTGTTTATCCATCTCACTCtcatcactcctcttcttcttccccttcctcatcttcctctaacGCCATTCATGTCACTGTCAATGTGTTtcaagggcaaggaggaggaggaggaggaggaggaggaggaggaggaggtcatgaaggaggaggaggaggagattatgacCCTCCTCAAGACAGCCTTACGGTCAGTCATTATCCTGACCACACCGTTGACCTGACGCACCACTACCCTGACGGAGGCACTGACGGAGGACCTGTGAGTCTACCACCCCCTGCGGACTATGCCCCGCCCCGTCCAATCCCCGTGGCACCCATAGAAGACGCCCCTTGGCCCcagctctcctccttcccatccttccagcCCCCAAACTTCCCCAGCTTCAACGACTTCCTCGGTGACGTGCAGGCAACCCCGAGCTGGCAGGGTGACGCTAGTGGGACGGCAGGGACCTCTGGCTACACCCCTGCCACTCCAGACGCCCCTGATGGCCCTTACCCACCCGTAGAAGCCCCAGACGACCAACCTACCTATACCAACCGACCCTCTGTTACCCAAGACTATTATGAGAtcgagaaagtgaagggagaaggaggtggcgCTAATCTAACCCCACAGCTGGATAACGGGTATAGCGGGGTTCCCAAGGGCCAAGGCTGGGTCCACGGGAGTTCTTACACTACTGAGGGAGGTTATACGGGGGAAGGGCAGTCAGGGAGCATCAGGGGGCAGACTAAGGGTCCAAAAAGGGGGAGTTCGACCCATGGGAGTTCTTATACATCCGTGGGAGATTACGAAGGGGAGGTAGGGTATGAGGCCCCCGGAGGTTCCTATAGTACTGGGGAGAGATACGAGATTGAGAAACCGCAGGGGAGCAGTCTAGTCACACGCTTTGCCCCCACCAGgagtaaaggggagaggggggaaggggtgaagggtgagggcgGGGCAGCATGTGGGGTGAGGTGTCTCTGGGAT